One stretch of Streptomyces hygroscopicus DNA includes these proteins:
- a CDS encoding fumarate hydratase: MNTPHRRRGAQGTPRVRDLPTRIDATGTRRETDALGTVEVPADRYWGAQTERALVHFAIGDDRMPKAVYHAYGYVKKAAALVNGREGRLAGWQADLIAHVADEVISGALDDHFPLYVWQAGSGTQTNVNVNEVISNRAIQLVGGVLGSKDPVHPDDHVNMGQSANDTFPTAMHIAAVRILHDPLLPQVSLLQEAIAAKSRAWYDIVKTGRTHLQDAVPLSVGQEWSGYAAQLSDALERLRATLPDLYQLAIGGTAVGTGLGAPEGFGPAVAREIAGATGHPFKVASNSFAAQSAVDTMVAASAGLRGLAVPLMKIADDLRWLASGPRSGLGELTLPANEPGSSSMPGKVNPTQCEAMMMVCTQVLSDDSAVAHAGTRGNFQLNAARPLVISDFLHSARILADACEKLREYCVEGIELNRERIDEHLARSLTLVTALSPEIGHDKAGEIAHKAAAEGTTLREAAIASGHISAEDFDRIVDPRKMARLRDG, translated from the coding sequence ATGAACACGCCCCACAGGCGCCGGGGCGCCCAGGGCACCCCGAGGGTGCGGGACCTTCCGACCCGCATCGACGCCACCGGCACCCGGCGGGAGACGGACGCGCTGGGGACCGTCGAGGTCCCCGCCGACCGCTACTGGGGCGCCCAGACCGAGCGGGCCCTGGTCCACTTCGCGATCGGTGACGACCGTATGCCCAAGGCGGTCTACCACGCCTATGGCTATGTCAAGAAGGCTGCCGCGCTGGTCAACGGCCGTGAGGGGCGGCTGGCGGGGTGGCAGGCCGATCTGATCGCGCATGTGGCCGACGAGGTGATCTCCGGTGCGCTGGACGACCACTTCCCGCTGTATGTGTGGCAGGCCGGCTCCGGCACCCAGACCAATGTGAACGTCAACGAGGTCATCAGCAATCGCGCGATCCAGCTGGTCGGCGGCGTCCTCGGCAGCAAGGATCCGGTGCACCCCGACGACCACGTCAATATGGGCCAGTCCGCCAACGACACCTTCCCCACGGCCATGCACATCGCCGCGGTGCGCATCCTGCACGACCCCCTGCTGCCGCAGGTCAGCCTGCTCCAGGAGGCCATCGCCGCCAAGTCCCGCGCCTGGTACGACATCGTCAAGACCGGCCGCACTCATCTTCAGGACGCGGTCCCTCTCTCGGTGGGACAGGAGTGGTCCGGCTACGCCGCCCAGCTCTCCGACGCGCTGGAGCGGCTGCGCGCCACCCTGCCGGATCTGTACCAGCTCGCCATCGGCGGCACCGCGGTCGGCACCGGGCTGGGCGCCCCCGAGGGGTTCGGACCGGCGGTGGCCCGGGAGATCGCCGGGGCCACCGGGCATCCGTTCAAGGTGGCGTCCAACTCCTTCGCGGCCCAGAGCGCTGTGGACACCATGGTGGCCGCCTCCGCCGGACTGCGGGGCCTCGCCGTCCCCCTGATGAAGATCGCCGACGATCTCCGCTGGCTCGCCTCCGGCCCTCGCTCCGGGCTCGGGGAGCTCACACTGCCCGCCAACGAGCCCGGCAGCTCCAGCATGCCCGGCAAGGTCAACCCGACCCAGTGCGAGGCCATGATGATGGTGTGCACCCAGGTGCTCTCCGACGACAGCGCAGTCGCACACGCGGGCACCCGGGGCAACTTCCAGCTCAACGCGGCACGGCCGCTGGTCATCAGCGACTTCCTGCACTCCGCCCGCATCCTCGCCGACGCCTGCGAGAAGCTGCGCGAGTACTGCGTCGAGGGCATCGAGCTGAACCGCGAGCGGATCGACGAGCATCTCGCCCGCTCGCTGACGCTGGTCACCGCGCTGTCCCCGGAGATCGGCCATGACAAGGCCGGCGAGATCGCCCACAAGGCCGCAGCCGAGGGGACGACCCTGCGCGAGGCTGCCATCGCCAGCGGCCACATCAGCGCCGAGGACTTCGACCGCATCGTGGACCCCCGGAAGATGGCCCGCCTTCGCGACGGCTGA
- a CDS encoding polysaccharide deacetylase — MSARHRSGVLVRNAALLAAAAHIAPAGTWLPGPRRALFPALAGRGRCDHVALTFDDGPDPRTTPRFLRVLDELGVRATFFVLGDGVTRFPHTTLEIVRRGHELAVHGWTHSRPWLPTVSRDVTEVARAARAIRLATGVAPLWYRPPYGILTGGRWLAAARAGLTPVLWSAWGRDWSANATARSVSATVRRDLCGGATVLLHDTDRAAATGCWRATLAALPAVVEECRAAGLEVGPLAEHGIRR, encoded by the coding sequence ATGAGCGCGCGCCACCGCTCCGGTGTCCTGGTGCGCAACGCGGCGCTGCTGGCGGCGGCCGCGCATATCGCACCGGCCGGCACCTGGCTGCCCGGGCCCCGGCGCGCCCTCTTCCCCGCCCTGGCGGGCCGCGGACGCTGCGACCATGTGGCCCTCACCTTCGACGACGGACCCGATCCGCGCACCACACCGCGCTTCCTCCGGGTGCTGGACGAGCTGGGCGTCCGGGCCACCTTCTTCGTCCTGGGGGACGGGGTGACGCGCTTCCCGCACACCACGCTGGAAATCGTCCGCCGGGGCCATGAGCTCGCCGTCCACGGCTGGACCCACAGCCGCCCCTGGCTGCCCACGGTGTCCCGGGACGTCACGGAGGTCGCCCGTGCCGCCCGCGCGATACGGCTGGCCACCGGCGTGGCACCGCTGTGGTACCGGCCGCCGTACGGCATCCTCACCGGCGGCCGCTGGCTGGCGGCGGCACGGGCCGGGCTCACCCCCGTCCTCTGGTCGGCCTGGGGGCGCGACTGGTCCGCGAACGCCACCGCGCGGTCGGTGTCCGCCACCGTACGGCGCGATCTGTGCGGCGGTGCCACCGTTCTGCTGCATGACACCGACCGCGCCGCGGCCACGGGCTGCTGGCGCGCCACGCTGGCCGCGCTGCCCGCGGTGGTGGAGGAATGCCGGGCCGCGGGTCTGGAGGTGGGGCCGCTGGCCGAGCACGGGATACGGCGATGA
- a CDS encoding integral membrane protein, with protein MSVLVVLLALLSALGNGMASVLQRRAAMDQVREERGAAPGPKRNLLRLARLLRRPYWLAGLAAMMVSAAAQVGALAVGRLSVVQPLLVSELLFTLVVGSLVFRHRPDGRTWLSFVMLAAGLALFLVAADPSHGETTAQNGEWLPVGVVVAIAVGVLIAVARALRGPARAVALGSATAACFACTAALIKELTGRFTGGVVAVLTDWPLYAVCVVGLLSFLLLQSTLRAGTLAASQPALTLGDALVSIALGWVLFGERVDLGLRIVPEVAGILLMAAGIVGLTRSPAMCGGWDQAVPEQPRQAGTPLPGRRRSPDGGAGTP; from the coding sequence GTGAGCGTCCTGGTGGTGTTGCTGGCCCTGCTGTCCGCCCTGGGCAACGGCATGGCCTCGGTACTGCAGCGGCGGGCCGCGATGGACCAGGTCCGGGAGGAGCGGGGCGCCGCCCCGGGTCCGAAGCGGAACCTGCTGCGGCTGGCGCGTCTGCTGCGCCGCCCGTACTGGCTGGCCGGGCTGGCCGCGATGATGGTGTCGGCGGCGGCGCAGGTGGGCGCGCTGGCGGTCGGCCGGCTCTCCGTGGTCCAGCCGCTGCTGGTCAGCGAGCTGCTGTTCACCCTGGTGGTCGGCAGCCTGGTCTTCCGCCACCGTCCGGACGGCCGGACCTGGCTGTCGTTCGTGATGCTCGCCGCCGGGCTCGCTCTCTTCCTGGTGGCGGCCGATCCCTCACATGGCGAGACCACGGCGCAGAACGGCGAGTGGCTGCCCGTGGGCGTGGTGGTGGCCATCGCCGTGGGTGTCCTGATCGCGGTGGCCCGTGCGCTGCGCGGGCCCGCGCGCGCCGTCGCCCTCGGCAGCGCCACCGCCGCCTGTTTCGCCTGCACGGCGGCGCTGATCAAGGAGTTGACCGGGCGGTTCACCGGTGGGGTGGTGGCGGTGCTCACCGACTGGCCGCTGTATGCGGTGTGTGTCGTAGGGCTGCTGAGCTTCCTGCTGCTGCAGAGCACCCTGCGCGCGGGCACCCTGGCCGCCTCGCAGCCCGCGCTCACCCTCGGCGACGCCCTGGTCAGCATCGCGCTGGGCTGGGTGCTGTTCGGCGAGCGCGTCGACCTGGGGCTGCGCATCGTGCCCGAGGTGGCCGGCATCCTGCTGATGGCGGCCGGCATCGTGGGGCTGACCCGCTCGCCCGCCATGTGCGGCGGCTGGGATCAGGCCGTCCCCGAGCAGCCGCGGCAGGCCGGAACACCGCTCCCCGGACGGCGGCGGAGCCCGGACGGCGGTGCGGGAACACCATGA
- a CDS encoding short-chain dehydrogenase — protein MIRPLPDAPLDRGHVRDTRYDATTGTRVALVTGASSGIGAAIAHRIAAEGGWRLLVSGRHRERLERVAARTSALAFPVDLAAPEGPEALVQDALRAAGRVDLLVAGAGMGWAGPFATMPPAAIDQVVRVDLLAAMRLVRMVVPRMEAERRGHIVLIGSVAGTVGVRGEAVYSAAKAALGVFADALRYELSRAGVRVTHVVPGVVDTPFFARRGAPYARRLPRPLPPERVADAVWDAVERGRDEVYVPAWMRLPAVARAVAPGLYHRLASRFG, from the coding sequence ATGATCCGCCCCCTCCCGGACGCACCGCTCGATCGCGGCCACGTGCGGGACACCCGGTACGACGCCACCACCGGGACCAGGGTCGCGCTGGTGACCGGTGCCTCCTCGGGCATCGGCGCCGCCATCGCCCACCGGATCGCGGCCGAGGGCGGCTGGCGGCTGCTGGTCAGCGGCCGCCACCGGGAACGGCTCGAACGTGTGGCCGCCAGGACATCGGCGCTCGCCTTCCCCGTCGACCTGGCCGCGCCGGAGGGCCCGGAGGCGCTCGTCCAGGACGCACTCCGGGCCGCCGGACGGGTGGATCTGCTGGTCGCGGGGGCGGGCATGGGCTGGGCCGGCCCCTTCGCCACCATGCCGCCCGCCGCCATCGACCAGGTGGTCCGCGTCGATCTGCTCGCCGCGATGCGCCTGGTGCGCATGGTCGTCCCCCGGATGGAGGCCGAGCGGCGGGGACACATCGTGCTGATCGGCTCGGTGGCCGGAACCGTCGGGGTGCGCGGCGAGGCGGTGTACTCCGCGGCCAAGGCGGCGCTCGGAGTCTTCGCCGACGCCCTGCGCTACGAGCTGAGCCGGGCCGGGGTGCGGGTCACCCATGTGGTCCCCGGTGTGGTGGACACCCCGTTCTTCGCCCGGCGCGGCGCCCCCTACGCCCGCCGGCTGCCGCGTCCGCTGCCGCCCGAGCGGGTCGCCGACGCGGTCTGGGACGCCGTCGAGCGCGGGCGGGACGAGGTGTACGTACCGGCCTGGATGCGGCTGCCCGCGGTGGCCCGCGCCGTGGCCCCCGGCCTGTATCACCGGTTGGCCTCACGCTTTGGGTGA
- a CDS encoding monogalactosyldiacylglycerol synthase encodes MHQPSARFLVVSAGMGAGHDAVAAELVRRLEDLGQRAGRVDVLELLPHRIGAGLRSFYRTTIRRAPMVYEGIYRAFFRPGKGPRPGSAPLAALAEDRLLALVERERPDVVVPVFHLAAQLTGRLRARGALRVPSAVVVTDFAVHRQWLHPGNDLHLCVTPEAADTVRRALGRPSVATGPVVAPCFFAPAPGAARWRRHLYALAPGRPPVLLSVGAWGAGTRVVDTARLVAGAGYLPVVLCGRDERLRAELSRRPDVAAFGWERDMPGLLAAVRAVVDNAAGQTALEALATGVPVIGYRPIPGHGREGVRRMAALGLSDHARDSWELLRLLDALTEPSAWRERRIAAGRRLFADDAAVRLTWAVARTAASG; translated from the coding sequence ATGCACCAGCCGTCGGCACGTTTTCTCGTTGTGAGCGCCGGAATGGGGGCCGGACACGACGCGGTCGCCGCCGAGCTGGTGCGCAGGCTGGAGGACCTGGGCCAGAGGGCCGGCCGGGTGGATGTGCTGGAGTTGCTGCCACACCGGATCGGGGCGGGGCTGCGTTCGTTCTATCGGACGACCATCCGCCGGGCCCCGATGGTGTACGAGGGCATCTACCGGGCGTTCTTCCGGCCCGGCAAAGGCCCCCGGCCGGGCAGCGCCCCGCTGGCCGCGCTCGCCGAGGACCGGCTGCTGGCGCTGGTGGAGCGGGAGCGGCCGGACGTCGTCGTGCCGGTGTTCCATCTGGCGGCGCAGCTGACCGGCAGGCTCCGGGCTCGCGGGGCCCTGCGGGTGCCCAGCGCGGTCGTGGTGACCGATTTCGCGGTGCACCGCCAGTGGCTGCACCCGGGCAACGATCTGCATCTGTGTGTCACCCCGGAGGCCGCGGACACGGTGCGCCGGGCGCTGGGCCGTCCGTCGGTGGCCACCGGACCCGTGGTGGCGCCGTGCTTCTTCGCCCCGGCGCCGGGGGCGGCGCGGTGGCGTCGGCATTTGTATGCGCTCGCGCCCGGGAGGCCGCCGGTGCTGCTGTCCGTGGGGGCGTGGGGCGCCGGGACACGGGTGGTGGACACGGCGCGGCTGGTGGCCGGGGCGGGGTATCTGCCGGTGGTGCTGTGCGGCCGGGACGAGCGGCTGCGCGCCGAGCTGTCGCGCCGGCCGGATGTGGCGGCCTTCGGCTGGGAGCGGGACATGCCCGGTCTGCTGGCCGCCGTACGAGCCGTGGTGGACAACGCGGCCGGTCAGACCGCACTGGAGGCGCTGGCCACCGGGGTGCCCGTGATCGGCTACCGCCCCATCCCGGGCCATGGCCGCGAGGGCGTCCGGCGGATGGCCGCGCTGGGGCTCTCGGACCATGCGCGGGACTCGTGGGAGCTGCTGCGGCTGCTCGACGCGCTCACCGAGCCCTCCGCGTGGCGGGAGCGCCGTATCGCGGCGGGCCGCCGGCTGTTCGCCGACGACGCCGCCGTCCGGCTGACCTGGGCGGTCGCGCGGACGGCGGCGTCGGGCTGA
- a CDS encoding nitrate ABC transporter substrate-binding protein yields the protein MRSSAKFSAAAVAAALALTTLTACGGDSSASGGENGKVKIMVGGLDKVIYMPAMLTQRLGYFKAEGLEVQLLTEPAGVQATTSLIAGDVQGVVGFYDHTLDLQVKGKQVESVVQLAQAPGEVEVVSNKAADEMTSPKDFKGKKLGVTGLGSSTDFLTKYLAVDSGVKTSEFTPVAVGAGQTFISALKQGSIQGGMTTDPTVAQIVDQKIGKVLIDMRTPEGSKQALGGLYPSSSLYMNTDWVNGHKDTVQKMANAFVKTLKWMSTHSAEDIAAKMPSDYAQGGAKLYVEAIKSTLPMFTKDGVMPADGPATVERVLKAFNPNLKNATVDLKKTYTTEFVKKAG from the coding sequence ATGCGCAGCAGTGCCAAGTTCTCCGCGGCCGCGGTCGCCGCGGCGCTCGCTCTGACCACCCTCACCGCCTGCGGCGGTGACTCCAGCGCCTCCGGCGGCGAGAACGGCAAGGTCAAGATCATGGTGGGTGGCCTGGACAAGGTCATCTACATGCCCGCGATGCTCACCCAGCGGCTCGGCTACTTCAAGGCGGAGGGCCTCGAGGTCCAGCTGCTCACCGAGCCCGCCGGGGTGCAGGCCACCACCTCGCTGATCGCGGGCGATGTCCAGGGTGTCGTCGGCTTCTACGACCACACCCTCGATCTGCAGGTCAAGGGCAAGCAGGTGGAGTCCGTCGTCCAGCTCGCCCAGGCCCCCGGTGAGGTCGAGGTGGTGTCCAACAAGGCGGCGGACGAGATGACGTCCCCCAAGGACTTCAAGGGCAAGAAGCTCGGTGTCACCGGTCTGGGCTCCTCCACGGACTTCCTGACCAAGTACCTCGCGGTCGACAGCGGCGTGAAGACCAGCGAGTTCACCCCGGTGGCGGTCGGCGCGGGCCAGACCTTCATCTCGGCCCTCAAGCAGGGCTCCATCCAGGGCGGTATGACGACCGATCCCACGGTCGCCCAGATCGTGGACCAGAAGATCGGCAAGGTCCTGATCGACATGCGCACACCCGAGGGATCCAAGCAGGCGCTGGGCGGTCTGTACCCCTCCTCCTCGCTCTACATGAACACCGACTGGGTGAACGGCCACAAGGACACGGTGCAGAAGATGGCCAACGCCTTCGTGAAGACCCTGAAGTGGATGTCCACCCACTCGGCCGAGGACATCGCCGCCAAGATGCCGAGCGACTACGCGCAGGGCGGTGCGAAGCTCTACGTGGAGGCCATCAAGAGCACCCTGCCGATGTTCACCAAGGACGGGGTGATGCCGGCGGACGGCCCGGCGACGGTCGAGCGCGTCCTCAAGGCGTTCAACCCCAACCTGAAGAACGCCACGGTGGATCTGAAGAAGACCTACACCACCGAGTTCGTCAAGAAGGCGGGCTAG
- a CDS encoding ABC transporter permease, which translates to MPETMSATAAPALDKTPGTRTRARARAARNRAILVQTSRALVLLGVIGLWEWLARAAVIDPFNFSMPSKIWDQLKQWALHGTAQGSLWEQIWYTLYEALLGWGIGVVAGVVLGIAFGRVAFLADVLGPYIKVLNALPRIVLAPIFLIWFGLGPASKVASAVVLVFFPVFFNAFQGAREVDRNLVANSRILGASNRQVTLQVVIPSATSWIFTSLHVSFGFALIGAIVGEYIGATKGLGLLVSSSQGTFNAAGVYAAMVILAVVALLAEGLLTFLEKRLFRWKPAQPGEDR; encoded by the coding sequence ATGCCTGAGACCATGTCCGCCACGGCCGCGCCCGCCCTCGACAAGACACCCGGCACGCGCACCAGGGCCCGGGCACGCGCCGCCCGCAACCGCGCGATCCTCGTCCAGACCAGCCGCGCCCTGGTGCTCCTCGGTGTCATCGGGCTGTGGGAATGGCTGGCCCGCGCCGCCGTCATCGACCCCTTCAACTTCTCGATGCCCTCCAAGATCTGGGACCAGCTCAAGCAGTGGGCGCTGCACGGCACCGCGCAGGGCTCGCTGTGGGAACAGATCTGGTACACGCTCTACGAGGCGCTCCTGGGCTGGGGCATCGGCGTCGTGGCCGGTGTGGTCCTGGGGATCGCGTTCGGCCGGGTCGCCTTCCTCGCCGATGTGCTCGGCCCGTACATCAAGGTGCTCAACGCGCTGCCGCGCATCGTCCTCGCGCCCATCTTCCTGATCTGGTTCGGCCTCGGCCCGGCCTCGAAGGTCGCCTCGGCCGTCGTCCTGGTCTTCTTCCCCGTCTTCTTCAACGCCTTCCAGGGCGCCCGGGAGGTCGACCGCAACCTGGTGGCCAACTCCCGGATCCTCGGCGCGAGCAACCGCCAGGTCACCCTCCAGGTGGTGATCCCCTCCGCCACCTCGTGGATCTTCACCAGCCTCCATGTCAGCTTCGGCTTCGCCCTGATCGGCGCCATCGTCGGCGAGTACATCGGCGCCACCAAGGGGCTCGGCCTGCTGGTGTCCTCCTCGCAGGGCACCTTCAACGCCGCCGGTGTGTACGCCGCCATGGTGATCCTCGCCGTGGTGGCCCTGCTCGCCGAGGGGCTGCTGACCTTCCTGGAGAAGCGGCTCTTCCGCTGGAAGCCCGCCCAGCCCGGCGAAGACCGCTGA
- a CDS encoding mannosyltransferase produces the protein MGATAGCAQKTAAVAEVTSSLPAMSSHTSPAIELRGTSKAFRTPSGALHTAVRDLDLTVGHGEFVAVVGPTGCGKSTTLTLVSGLEEPTEGEVLVAGEPVRGIASNVGFVFQQDAVFPWRSVLSNVMAGPRFRGVPKQEAKERAREWLARVGLSSFEDRYPHQLSGGQRKRVALAATFVNDPEILLMDEPFSALDVQTRALMSDELLELWAGTGACVVFVTHDLEESIALADKVVVMTAGPATVKEVFEIDLPRPRKVESVRLEPRFVEIYREIWSSLGEEVRITRERGAVDA, from the coding sequence GTGGGCGCAACGGCGGGTTGTGCCCAGAAGACTGCCGCTGTGGCCGAGGTCACTTCTAGCCTCCCGGCCATGAGCAGCCACACCAGCCCCGCCATCGAGCTGCGGGGAACGAGCAAGGCGTTCCGGACACCGTCCGGGGCCCTCCACACCGCGGTCAGGGATCTCGACCTGACGGTTGGGCACGGTGAGTTCGTCGCCGTCGTCGGGCCCACCGGTTGCGGGAAGTCCACGACACTGACGCTGGTCAGCGGGTTGGAGGAGCCCACCGAGGGCGAGGTGCTGGTGGCCGGTGAACCGGTCCGCGGCATCGCCTCCAACGTCGGCTTCGTCTTCCAGCAGGACGCGGTGTTCCCCTGGCGCAGCGTGCTGTCGAATGTGATGGCCGGACCGCGTTTTCGCGGTGTGCCCAAGCAGGAGGCGAAGGAACGGGCCCGTGAGTGGCTGGCCCGGGTCGGTCTCTCCTCCTTCGAGGACCGCTATCCGCATCAGCTTTCGGGCGGTCAGCGCAAGCGCGTGGCGCTCGCGGCGACCTTCGTCAACGACCCCGAGATCCTGCTCATGGACGAGCCGTTCTCGGCGCTCGATGTGCAGACCCGCGCGCTGATGTCGGACGAACTGCTGGAGCTGTGGGCGGGGACCGGCGCCTGCGTCGTCTTCGTCACCCACGACCTGGAGGAGTCCATCGCCCTGGCCGACAAGGTCGTCGTGATGACGGCCGGACCGGCCACCGTCAAGGAGGTCTTCGAGATCGATCTGCCCCGGCCCCGCAAGGTCGAGTCGGTGCGGCTGGAGCCGCGGTTCGTGGAGATCTACCGGGAGATCTGGTCCTCGCTCGGCGAAGAGGTCCGCATCACCCGTGAGAGGGGTGCCGTCGATGCCTGA
- a CDS encoding histidine kinase, translating to MRIRWPRRVSGQVLAAQLSITAGVMVLATALFLAPLSSEIDNQAMHQALAIAQTTAADPDIARDLAATEPTPSGPVQRAAERIRRATGALYIVVMDSRGVRWSHTTTARIGEHVSTDPGEALSGREVLQIDVGTLGRSARAKVPLRSGDGRIVGAVSVGIGYGSVRDQLLAAVPRLLLYAGAALGVGVLAAIAVSRQLRRRTHGVAFADISALLDEREAMLHGIREGVVAFDRHGRIRLINDEAGRLLGIRPDATGRTLEESLPPGRTTDVLAGRVDGADLLTVSGARVLVANRMPTEDGGAVATLRDRTELELLGRELDSTRGLLDALRAQDHEHANRLHTLLGLLELGLHERAAQFVAELTNARRASAEQISERVHDPLLSALLVGKSAIVAERGVALRISPATLLPGRVVDPRDLVTVLGNLVDNALDAVAAHPSPTPFIEVELRAEGTTAVLRVSDTGPGVPPGMREQIFTEGWSTKRPARPGSRDARPDAHEGFATVSPRGRGIGLALVRRLAERYGGMARVTARAGGGAVFTVVLPEALTGDDTPTHEFTAAGESR from the coding sequence ATGCGCATCCGATGGCCCCGGCGTGTCTCCGGCCAGGTGCTCGCCGCGCAGCTTTCCATCACCGCCGGGGTGATGGTGCTGGCGACCGCGCTGTTCCTGGCCCCGCTCAGCTCCGAGATCGACAACCAGGCGATGCACCAGGCGCTCGCCATCGCCCAGACCACCGCGGCCGATCCGGACATCGCGCGGGACCTCGCCGCCACCGAGCCCACCCCCTCGGGTCCGGTGCAGCGGGCGGCCGAACGGATCCGCCGGGCCACCGGCGCGCTGTACATCGTGGTGATGGACTCCCGGGGGGTGCGCTGGTCGCACACCACCACCGCCCGGATCGGCGAACACGTCTCCACCGATCCGGGCGAGGCGCTCTCGGGCCGGGAGGTCCTGCAGATCGACGTGGGGACGCTCGGCCGCTCGGCCCGCGCCAAGGTTCCGCTGCGCTCCGGGGACGGACGGATCGTCGGGGCGGTGTCGGTGGGCATCGGCTACGGCAGCGTGCGCGACCAGCTGCTGGCGGCGGTGCCCCGGCTGCTGCTGTACGCGGGGGCGGCGCTCGGGGTGGGTGTCCTGGCGGCGATCGCCGTCTCGCGCCAACTGCGCCGCCGTACGCACGGTGTCGCGTTCGCCGACATCTCGGCGCTGCTGGACGAGCGGGAGGCGATGCTGCACGGCATCCGCGAAGGGGTGGTGGCCTTCGACCGGCACGGCCGGATCCGTCTGATCAACGACGAGGCCGGGCGGCTGCTCGGGATCCGCCCGGACGCCACCGGCCGCACCCTGGAGGAGTCACTGCCACCGGGCCGTACCACCGATGTGCTGGCGGGGCGGGTGGACGGGGCGGATCTGCTGACGGTCAGCGGCGCCCGGGTGCTGGTGGCCAACCGTATGCCGACCGAGGACGGCGGGGCGGTGGCGACCCTGCGCGACCGCACCGAGCTGGAGTTGCTGGGCCGCGAGCTGGACAGCACCCGCGGGCTGCTGGACGCGCTGCGCGCCCAGGACCACGAACACGCCAACCGGCTGCACACCCTGCTGGGGCTGCTGGAGCTGGGACTGCACGAACGCGCGGCACAGTTCGTGGCCGAGCTCACCAACGCCAGGCGTGCCTCGGCCGAGCAGATCTCCGAACGGGTACACGATCCGCTGCTGTCGGCGCTGCTGGTCGGCAAGTCGGCCATCGTGGCCGAGCGCGGCGTGGCCCTGCGTATCTCGCCCGCGACCCTGCTGCCCGGGCGGGTGGTCGATCCGCGCGATCTGGTGACCGTGCTCGGCAACCTCGTCGACAACGCGCTGGACGCGGTGGCCGCACACCCCTCCCCCACTCCGTTCATCGAGGTCGAGTTGCGGGCCGAGGGCACCACCGCCGTACTGCGGGTTAGCGACACCGGTCCGGGGGTGCCACCGGGGATGCGCGAACAGATCTTCACCGAGGGCTGGTCCACCAAGCGGCCCGCGCGCCCCGGCTCCCGGGACGCCCGGCCCGATGCCCATGAGGGGTTCGCCACGGTGTCGCCGCGCGGCCGGGGCATCGGACTGGCCCTGGTACGGCGGCTGGCCGAGCGATACGGGGGCATGGCCCGGGTCACCGCCCGGGCGGGTGGCGGGGCGGTGTTCACCGTCGTCCTGCCCGAGGCCCTCACCGGGGACGACACACCCACTCATGAGTTCACCGCAGCAGGAGAGTCACGATGA